Genomic window (Sediminispirochaeta smaragdinae DSM 11293):
CGGTTTGAACGTGGACTCAACGTCGACCTTCAGGCCCCAGCTTTTGAAACAAGGTTTGCCATTTTAAAGCAGAAGGTAGAAGAAAAAAAGGTACCGATAGACGATGAAGTTATCGAACTCATTTGTCGAAACGTCACCACAAATGTAAGAGATCTCGAAGCCGCACTAACACGACTGATTGCCTATGCAGATCTCTTGCATAAGAAAGTGACCCTCGATATTGCCAGGCAGCAACTCAAAGATGTCTTTTCCAATCCCAAAATGAGTAATATCACCGTTGAAATGATACAGCGCGTTACTGCCGAATACTTCAATCTCTCCCCTAACGACCTTCGTGGTAAAAAAAGGACAAAAGCCATTGCCTTTCCCCGACAGATCGCCATGTATATTACCCGGGAAATAACCGAATTCAGCACCACGGAAGTCGGTCTGGAATTTGGAGGGCGAGACCATACCACTGTTATGCATGCATGCCAACGAGTGGAAAGCAGAATGCAAACGGATCCCAGCTTGGAACCTATCATCCAACGCATTGTACGGCAAATCAAAGAGTACGGGACAAAATAATGAAAAGATGGTACAACTATGAGGAAGATATGTGCATGAATACCGAAGGCTGTGGATATGTGCATTTTCATGGAATAACCTTTACAAGTTATTCAGATGGGCAACTATTTCTTTCAAAAGAAATTATGGCGGATATTAACATATTCACCGTGCCTATTATTACTACTATTAATTAATATATACTGTAGGTAGGAGAGGAAAGATGAAATTTACCTGCGAAAAAAACGCATTGTTGAAAGAAATTTCCATTGCCCAGGAAATCATCTCTACAAGAAATGCACTTTCAATTCTTTCAAACGTACTTCTCGAAGCCGACGATGGGTCTCTGACCATAAAAGCGACAGATTTGAAAGTAAGCTTCGAGACCAGAATACCAGTTGAAATTGCTGCTCCCGGAAGTACTACGGTCTTTTGTGACAAATTTTTGGGAATTCTTCGTTCCCTACCGGAAGGAGATATCGAGGTTGAACTGGTCGACAACAGAGTCATGATACGACCCCTCTTTCAGAAGATCAACTTTCAACTTAAGAGTATTGCCGGAGACAAATTCCCCGAATTGCAGGAAGTATCCGAAGATCTTTATTTTGAGATCCCTCAAAAGGATCTTATTGAGATGATCGGCCAGACAATCTTTGCTGTTTCCGATGATGAGACTCGTTATTACATGAACGGAGTCTATGTGGAGCAGGACGGTGAAAGTATTTCCATGGTGGCTACCGACGGGAGAAGGCTTTCCCTTATCAAACGGCGAATAGAATCCGAATTG
Coding sequences:
- the dnaN gene encoding DNA polymerase III subunit beta, whose amino-acid sequence is MKFTCEKNALLKEISIAQEIISTRNALSILSNVLLEADDGSLTIKATDLKVSFETRIPVEIAAPGSTTVFCDKFLGILRSLPEGDIEVELVDNRVMIRPLFQKINFQLKSIAGDKFPELQEVSEDLYFEIPQKDLIEMIGQTIFAVSDDETRYYMNGVYVEQDGESISMVATDGRRLSLIKRRIESELKEFDAVIIPPKVLQLIRKLSSGEGNLKIAISDRNIFVQFDDQRITSNLIEGQFPNYRRVIPDSQDYQLVVNRDQLEEALKRVSLLVEQKSRRVYLSVENAMMRLTSEESDIGVAKEELSCSYEGPETTIALNYLYLAEPLKVMRCEEVVLRFTEANKAITLEPVPEGDYFHIIMPMQLD